One window of the Acidimicrobiia bacterium genome contains the following:
- a CDS encoding DUF998 domain-containing protein: MLSPRLARIIALALLGTSFACVFLAPLAMPSGYSVLEHSISESAAQGLTNAWIARVGFVSFGLSVILLAATQAVRWSRWGQVAHGIFGVSMLAVAVFSHKPFANGPFDAFEDSLHSIGASVVGVAFIVGVLLVIVAGGPVSRSRRVFDWFAVAVALVAPPLMLVAPSLAGAFQRAMFGVAYLWYAVEAMTVTDRGVREARPGDAGSLRHL; this comes from the coding sequence ATGCTGTCGCCGAGGCTCGCCCGCATCATTGCCCTTGCGCTGCTCGGGACCTCGTTTGCCTGCGTGTTCCTCGCTCCGCTGGCAATGCCAAGCGGCTACTCGGTGCTTGAGCACTCGATCAGCGAGTCGGCAGCACAGGGCCTCACGAATGCATGGATTGCCCGGGTCGGGTTCGTCAGCTTCGGACTCTCGGTGATCCTGCTTGCGGCCACCCAAGCAGTGCGGTGGTCGAGGTGGGGACAGGTCGCCCACGGCATTTTCGGCGTGTCGATGCTCGCGGTGGCGGTGTTCTCGCACAAGCCCTTCGCTAATGGCCCCTTCGACGCGTTTGAAGACTCGCTGCACTCGATCGGGGCGTCGGTGGTGGGTGTCGCCTTCATCGTTGGCGTCCTTCTGGTGATCGTCGCAGGTGGGCCCGTGAGCCGGTCGCGTCGCGTCTTCGACTGGTTTGCGGTAGCGGTGGCTCTCGTCGCCCCGCCTCTGATGCTCGTCGCCCCGAGCTTGGCCGGGGCGTTCCAGCGAGCCATGTTCGGTGTCGCCTACCTGTGGTACGCGGTTGAAGCGATGACGGTCACCGACCGGGGTGTCCGGGAGGCGCGTCCGGGAGACGCGGGATCACTGCGGCACTTGTGA
- a CDS encoding hemolysin family protein has translation MLSPEVLPGASLVLAVVLAVFLAAAEASLLRITPVRARTIAETGDKRAVRLVDLVERLPEVLNLILLLALLSQIGAATIAGVLGQRMFGSVGVTVASVVLTVFLFIYGEAIPKTYAIRHVERTALFVARPVAIAERLFRPLVRLLVWIADIQLPGKGITTTATVTEDELRLLAIEAAEEGEITSTDRDLIDRVFRFGDRRVDDIMIPRPDIVAVSVEASLDDALDIALRAGHRRLPVYETDLDEITGVVRMRDLVSARDRGETNLRSVTRPPLIVPESKRVSRLLTEMQELNNHMAMVIDEYGVTVGLVTVEDAVESLVGSITDTTEASDIIEESHGRWHASGSAPVEDLAEALEAELPEGDWNTVAGLMLGVAGKLLEPGDHVEIAGFDFRVRSVRGRRITSIDIRAPSLPTER, from the coding sequence ATGTTGTCGCCTGAAGTGCTCCCCGGGGCCTCGCTCGTGTTGGCGGTTGTGCTTGCCGTCTTCCTTGCGGCCGCAGAGGCGTCCCTGCTGCGAATCACGCCCGTGCGGGCTCGAACCATCGCCGAAACGGGGGACAAGAGGGCTGTCCGTCTCGTCGATCTCGTCGAGCGACTCCCGGAAGTACTCAACCTGATCCTGCTCCTCGCACTCTTGTCCCAAATCGGGGCTGCCACCATTGCCGGGGTGCTCGGCCAGAGGATGTTCGGCAGTGTGGGGGTCACGGTTGCGTCGGTTGTCCTCACCGTCTTCCTCTTCATCTACGGGGAGGCGATCCCGAAGACCTACGCCATTCGCCATGTGGAGCGGACCGCATTGTTTGTAGCCCGACCCGTTGCCATCGCCGAGCGTCTTTTCCGCCCATTGGTGCGGCTGCTGGTTTGGATCGCCGACATCCAGCTCCCCGGCAAAGGGATCACCACAACGGCAACCGTGACCGAGGACGAACTGAGGCTTCTGGCCATCGAAGCCGCAGAAGAGGGAGAGATCACATCGACCGACAGGGACTTGATCGATCGGGTGTTCCGTTTCGGCGACCGCCGCGTCGACGACATCATGATCCCACGACCCGACATCGTGGCCGTGAGCGTGGAAGCATCCCTCGATGATGCTCTCGACATTGCCCTTCGAGCAGGACATCGTCGCCTTCCCGTCTATGAAACCGACCTCGATGAGATCACTGGCGTGGTGCGCATGCGCGATTTGGTGTCGGCGCGCGACCGCGGCGAGACGAACCTTCGGTCCGTTACGCGTCCACCCCTGATCGTTCCGGAATCCAAGCGGGTCAGCCGCCTGCTCACCGAGATGCAGGAACTCAACAACCATATGGCGATGGTCATCGACGAATACGGGGTGACCGTCGGGCTCGTCACCGTCGAAGATGCCGTCGAGAGCCTCGTCGGCAGCATCACCGACACGACCGAAGCATCCGACATCATCGAAGAGAGCCACGGCCGTTGGCATGCGTCTGGCTCCGCGCCGGTGGAGGATCTCGCCGAGGCGTTGGAGGCCGAACTCCCGGAGGGGGACTGGAACACGGTGGCTGGCCTCATGCTCGGCGTGGCAGGCAAACTCCTCGAGCCGGGTGACCATGTCGAGATCGCAGGGTTCGACTTTCGGGTGCGCTCGGTCCGGGGCCGGAGGATCACCAGCATCGACATCCGGGCGCCGTCGCTTCCGACCGAACGGTGA
- a CDS encoding alpha/beta fold hydrolase, whose amino-acid sequence MTISVSSTQPDHSNGGPPLVFVHGAWHAGWCWDPFVGFFTELGYHTHALDLQGHGDSPGNLRWSRISDYVGNVAEVVASLDTAPVLVGHSMGGLIVQHYLAANGVRAGVLVAPVPTRGAIGATWRAARRHPLAFLRSNLTFSLGPMVDDPDRAAGLLFGPNADPGVVAATVERLGSESYPAYLDMIFRRPKPQLVTDPVLVLGATEDALFSVAEIRATAKRYGTEAVLFDGMGHDMMLDAGWQEPAQVVADWLAGLPDADPGR is encoded by the coding sequence ATGACGATTTCGGTGTCGAGCACCCAGCCTGACCATTCGAACGGTGGACCGCCGCTCGTGTTCGTTCACGGTGCATGGCACGCGGGCTGGTGCTGGGATCCCTTCGTCGGGTTCTTCACCGAGCTCGGCTACCACACGCACGCGCTGGATCTTCAGGGCCATGGGGATTCGCCTGGCAACCTTCGTTGGTCACGCATTTCGGACTATGTCGGCAATGTGGCGGAGGTGGTCGCGTCGCTCGACACCGCACCGGTTCTCGTCGGGCACTCGATGGGCGGGCTCATCGTCCAGCACTACCTCGCTGCCAACGGTGTGAGAGCCGGAGTGCTCGTCGCCCCGGTCCCCACGAGGGGAGCGATCGGTGCGACTTGGCGGGCCGCTCGCCGACATCCGCTGGCGTTCCTGCGCTCGAACCTGACCTTCTCACTCGGCCCTATGGTCGACGATCCCGACCGTGCCGCCGGTCTCCTGTTCGGCCCCAACGCCGATCCGGGGGTCGTCGCGGCGACCGTTGAGCGTCTCGGTTCCGAGTCGTACCCGGCGTATCTCGACATGATCTTCCGCCGCCCGAAACCCCAACTGGTCACCGATCCCGTCCTCGTGCTCGGCGCCACCGAGGATGCTCTGTTTTCGGTAGCGGAGATCCGAGCGACCGCGAAACGCTACGGGACCGAAGCGGTCTTGTTCGACGGCATGGGACACGACATGATGCTCGATGCCGGCTGGCAGGAACCGGCCCAGGTGGTTGCCGACTGGCTTGCGGGCCTTCCGGACGCGGACCCAGGACGGTGA
- a CDS encoding VOC family protein, protein MTSTSTSSVWPHLAYRDVTAAVAFLHDAFGFVNTAMHTADGDDAVVKHAEMRLPEGGGIMIATVGRDDSAFGRRVPGNDSVYVACDDPDAVFERAVAAGAVVVQEPIDEKHGWRGFTVRDPEGTLWSFGTHQGARDDDFGVEHPA, encoded by the coding sequence ATGACCTCGACCTCCACGAGCAGTGTTTGGCCGCATCTCGCGTATCGTGATGTCACAGCCGCGGTTGCGTTCCTCCACGACGCGTTCGGCTTCGTGAACACCGCGATGCACACCGCCGATGGAGACGATGCCGTGGTCAAACACGCGGAGATGCGCCTGCCCGAAGGAGGCGGCATCATGATCGCGACCGTTGGGAGGGACGACTCGGCATTTGGTCGCCGGGTTCCCGGCAACGACTCCGTCTATGTCGCATGCGACGATCCCGATGCCGTCTTCGAGCGCGCCGTGGCTGCGGGAGCGGTCGTCGTGCAAGAACCGATCGATGAGAAGCACGGTTGGCGAGGATTCACCGTTCGTGATCCTGAGGGGACCCTGTGGAGTTTCGGAACGCACCAGGGAGCGCGGGATGACGATTTCGGTGTCGAGCACCCAGCCTGA